TGAATGTTATAAACACTTTGTAGTCATTGCCCGTGTCGTGTGGATATACATTGCTTTGCTTGGATCTAAAGTATACCAACAACATGCTGAATATCATTGAAGCACATATGGATATCGTGCAACCATGGCTTGGCTGGCTGTGGGTATTCATTTGCCGTGTGACTGTGTGAGGtgtctggtttagttcccatCATAATGTTCAAAGCAGAGTTAATTTTTACTGAACTTCTAGAACGGTTCAACTTATCTGTGGGAGGGTGATTTGGAGGAGGTGGTGATGGAAGACAGACCATCACTCAGAACTTTTGTTATATGAAGTTGTAAAGACAGGCAACTTGATCATATTCTTTACAATATAGTGCATTAGTGCTATTGCTCGGCCACTTAATATTTTTTTGACCTGGACTCGACCCCTCAATGTTTATTCTCGTTTACTGGACTTATGATGCAATATCGTGTTTTCGTTACCTGATAATTCAGAATCATCGAGATTTatgtctagtttttttttaaaaaaatattttactaacCTCTAAAGTAATAAAGTGCAAATTTGCTGCGGTTCATTGTTCTATGGTACTACAATTCTTCCATTTATATGATCTGTCTGCATGTATTTCTGTAGGAGGAATGCAAACGCTTACGCCAGAGCATGAAGTGTGGTTTGATTACCCGACTAAAAGTGGTACTGTTGATCAAGATTCATTATACGGTGATTGATCTCATCACTACGTTCAAGTTACATAGATCTGACATATCTCCTTTGTCTTGATTCAGGGAGACATCCATGAGAAAGCCAAAATATTCCAACTGCTGCGAGTTAATGATGTACGTACTGTATTACTTGAGAAAAGCTCGCTAAGTGCTGACTTGCTTTATTTCAGAATATTGCTTTCGTAacttattttctatttttctttgttAAATCCACCTACAGTGGTTAGAAAATGAAAAGCAGAGACTGAGCCATCTACGTGATCGTGCTAGTGAAACTGGGCGCAGAAAACAATATCCTTTTAACTTAGTATGTCGCGTCGCTGTTCCATTATTTATTTCTGCCATATGTTTTACAAATATTGTAGTTTGGTTCTCCAATGTTAGATCAAAGATTTGCATGCCTATGGTCATCATAGATTAATCTATGAAGCGTTCAATTCATACCATCATTGCGAAATTATTATTTGCATGAGGATACATTTCTTCATGCATACTTTACTAATGGAGTATGTGTGAGTAAAGATAGTGCAATTGCATGGCCTAAAACTATACATTTCTCTATTCAAGTTTAAGCAAAACCCTGTTGAGGAACATGTTTCATGGGTTTGCTAAGGTACCTTGATTTTGACTAAACTTTTGTaacatttttttgttttgactTTACTGCAATTTCATCGGTCTTGCACAATCATAATAGCCAAGTTAACTACAATTATTATGCATAGCTAGCAATCTTTTGTCATCCTCCTTAAATGCTGTGAAATTAACTCTCTGCTAGAAAAAAGATTTGGCATTTTAGAACTTAGAAGTTGGAAGGCAGCTTTCATGAGCTATCATCCATTGGTTTCCAGATGATGTGTCCATGCTGAGTTGCTGACATAAATCCAACTCTTTATGTTCTggctttcttttctctttaatttattttctctgGAGAAATATTGTGATCAGTGGCCGTTCTTTGTTTCAAGTAAAACTTCTTCCATAACATTTAAAGTCTTAAGTGTATGGTTTTCTGTTCAAATAGTGATTGGCATCAAGTCATCACGATTCACCTGCTGTCATTTGTTGATCATTTTATGATCCTTGACTATACCCTACGCTTAGGGAGTGTGTAGAGAAGTTGCAACTTCTGGGCACTCCTGAAGAAAGAGCACGCATCATTAATGAAGATCCAGAAGTACATGTTGACCCATGTATGTCTCCTGATTATGAATCTGCTGAAGAATTGGATGTTAAGAAAGCTGGTATTTCATGTCTCTGAACTCTCTCTAACTCCCTATTCTGCTATTGTATACTGATGTGCTCTGCTTATAAACGTTGATCTTTTTGCAACTTTCTTGTTGACTTTGTACGCAGTTGATTCGACAAGTAGGAATGGATCAGACCTGTTATTTCTTGGAAGAAAAGGAATCGAAACAAACTCTCTGCAGAATCATAGACAAAATTGTTCTGCCACTAGTCATCACACGACTACAAGTCCACCTACTGAGGGTATGACTCATGGACAAGGAGAAGAAGGTAACATTAATTTGCTTTTAAGAAATGGATGCGATATTCTTGAACCTAGCATTGATTTGAACAATATTGCATGTGAAACAGCATCGTTTGCATCGTCAGAAATTGTATCAGGTGACATGGAACCAGAAAAAGTATGGCACTACAAGGATCCTTCAGGAAGTGTTCAGGGCCCATTCACACTTTTACAGCTGTCCAAGTGGGCAGCTTATTTCCCACGTGACCTGAGAATATGGCTAACATTTGAGAGTGAACAAAACTCACTGCTTTTGACTGAAGTTCTCTCGAAACAACAAAAAGATTTCATTCAGCCTTCTCCCAAAGTTGACAATAATAGGTCAACATGGGAAGGCGTTGGGCAAGATAGAGTTGACTCAAGTTTGACTGGAAATAACTCTTCCTCTCCTATTGGTTATAATGTGATCTACTCTTCTCGGTTGCCTAGCCCATCTGCTGACTATTGTGCATCAGCTAGAGAAGGCCCAAACCTTCCGAGTGGAACCTTGCCATTCATGACAAGccagaaaacacaaaaggatCCTCAGATGTTGCATGGCCAGGCACAGCATCAGGGTGATTATTCATGTACCATCCCGTCATCTGTGGTTTCATATAGACCAGCTGGTTCTCATGATGAGTGGCCCCCTCGAGGCAACATTGGTGAATGGAACAATAGTCAGGATAGTGGTGGTATGTGGAGCCCAACCACACCTCACATGAGTCGGAGCAATTTGGAGCATCAGCCTGACAGGTGTATTACGAAGAAGCAATTGCAGAATGATTCCAAACGTAATACGCTAGCAGGATCTGCAGAAAATCTAAATTCCCAAATGGATTTTGGTTCACAGAAAGTACACATTCCTACTCCACAACAACCTGAGAGAGATCTTGCCACTTCTGTTGGTACTTCAAGGCAATTTGAGTTTAAAACTTGTCATCAGGAAGGCTCTCACTGGAGTTCAACAGCAGACTCCATTACTCATGATGGGCTTCAATTATCTCTTGCTTCAGCAAAGCCTGAGAGCTGCTCTGCAGTAAATCCTATTAGAGATGGAGATTCCAGTTCAGCTTCTCGTGTGCCTAATCAATCAGGAGCTCATGTCTATAGCCCACCACACCCAGCTACAACTAATTTAAGCAAGAGTGAGGAGACTATGAATCAGTGTAAATCGTGTGAGCCTGAAGCATCAAATAAATCACGCAAGCCTGATGCATCACATGCTCCAGTTAATCAACATCCTAAGCCTGAAAGTGATCCATTGTTACCTGATACTCAAGATTTTGAGCGCACGCATCCTAGCCCAAGTACTGAACATGACACAAAGGAGCCATTGAAGGATCAATCGAGGTCAACATCAGTAGCACCTGAAGGGTCGGGTACAATGGCACATGGACAGTCTTCCATAGCTTTTATATCAGAAGCATCTGGCCCACTTTCTAGTAAAATTGTTGGCTTGCAACCACCCAAGGATACATCATTTCTTGTCGAAAAAGATATAAAAGATGGAGGTTCCATTACACAAACAGAGCAACAAAAAGAAGAGAGTACAGCATTTAAGAAAGAGAACGTAGCTGTTGATCCTATCTCTGACAGTGAAGCAATAGTATCTGGTGTGTTGGAATCTTTGACAGAGACATATAATCTGCATGAAGAAACCGCTTTGGAAAATTTCACGCCAACATCTGCCGAGGAAGAACAACCGCAATGCTCTACCCCTATTGCATTATCTCCTTGGGATGAAACAAGTGACTATCAAGGTGAAGCTGTTGATTCTGCTCTATGGGGTGTCCAAGATGACCAAAACAATGAAATGTGGTCATTGTCTTCACCAACACCTACTCTCCAACCTTCAGGTTAATGGAAATACCTTTTTTTAATCACTTTATTTGTTTGCTTGATAATATTTAATCTTGAGATATTCTACAGGTATTGGAGCTGATACCAAAGGTGCTTCCTGTGCTATAGAAGAGGTGATAGTAGCCCAAGGAAATAGTGGTGTTGTTGAACCGTCACCAGCACTGGAGAAGAAAAGGATTGAAAAAGTACCAAGTGCTTCCATAGATCGTGGAGTACCAGAGCAGGTAATGCTAACTTAAATATTTAAATACTAGGCAAAATTCATCAGCATTATGCAAAGAGAATCCTAGCAACATGATGTACCCAAGTTTTAACAGCAGTTTTATTTTGACTTGTTTAGGTAAAACCAAAATCAGATGCTGCATTATCTCCAGAAGAGAGCAGAAAACCTTCAGGTTTGCAACTATCAAGCACATATCTACAAGGGAGCACAAAATCTTCAGGTTTGCCACCGTCAGGCACATCTCTAGATGGGGGCATAGAACCTTCAGGTTTGCTACCTTCAGGAACTTCTTTGGAGTGGGGTACAAAAATTTCAGGTGTGCAATCCTCGGCCTCATCTCTAGAGGGGAGCAAAAAGGCTTTTGTTAGGCAACCATCAGGCTCTTCACTAGAGGGAAACACAAAAGCGTCAGGTAGGCAGCCGTCAGGTTCATCTATAGAGGGGAGTAAGAAACCTTCTGATAGGCAGCCATCAGGTGCATCTCAAGAGGGGAATACAAAGCCTTCAGGCTGGCAACAATCTGTGTCGTCTCTTGAAGGTGGCACGAAACCTTCAGGCTGGAAACCTTCAATTTCTATAGACACGAATACAAAAGCTTCAGGTTGGCTGCGATCGAGCTCATCTCCTGATGTGGGCAGAAAAGCTTCAGCATGGCAATCATCAGGTTCTTCGCCTGTTGCAGGGAGCTCAAAAGCATCAGGTTGGCAGCCATCACCTCGCGAGAGCTCGAAATCTAAGCCTAATTCCACATGGGGTGCCGGCCAAAGCCGCAACTCGTCTTCGCACCAATCAACAACACCAACAGCTAAATACTCATCAGAAACCCCAAGGAGACAAGGAAACAACAACACAAATTCTGCTGGCTGGGGAGACTCTCTCGGAAACAAGAGCTGGCATTCACCCTCAGGCAATGCGAGCAGCCGAGGCAGCCATTCTAGCCACCACCATGACCGGCACAATCAGAGCAGCGAACCATGGCGTGGTGGCTCAAATCATTCCAGGAGATCAGATCATCGTCAAGAACATGGCAACGGTGGCTCGTCGAGATCATCGTCGTCGAGGGGGCAATCTCAAAGGGGGATCTGTAGATACTACGAGAATGGCTACTGCAGGAAGGGCACTTCCTGCCAGTTCCTCCACCGTTGAAAACGCCCTCACATTTTTGTACAGCCCTAAATGATTTCTCACTCACTCCGTAGTCAGCACAGAAGTGACCTTTATTTAACCTTCTCGGCACCACTCAGCTGTTAGTAAGTATATACATATCCATCAGCACAGGAGTATGATTAAGTTAGCATTTTATGCTTGGAAAAACAGCCACTGATGTACGGCCACGACTGTAGATCCTTCTCTTTAGGTGAATGATGCATTTTGATTGATCCTGTTAGGTTTAGTGGAATTATGAGTTCACCCGCTTTAAATCTCCCTTGATCGCGTATGCAAGaagcaaaattttgatatgtttGCACTGTGTTGTCTCGTCTCCAGAATTTGTAATTCAGGCAGCTTGTTTACCTGGGTTACTAGAAATCGGAAGCTGCCGGGCTAGCAGAGGATACCGCAGGTATTGCCCTCGCCGACGGCTCGCCGGAGCAATCCTGGCGTCGCCGACATGGGCAGCTCCAGGAACGAAACGATTGTGTTACTGTGGGTTGGAACTAATCCTCCACGCAATGCAACGTAAAGCGAAATAATGGATtggtatataattaattatatgttagTAAAAAagcttttgttttaaaaaacatacttcctccgttccgttttatattttatattgtaaatcgtttctttctttctgctcaaatttctttaagtttaactaaactaggtttatatatatatataaaaatacagtAGTGCTTTCAAcccaaacaaacatattattaaaatatatttaattttagatttaatgaaacttatTTAACATTTTAGATGTTGAAATAAAAAACAgttagattaaaagaaaaaaagaaagtcaaACTGGCTTTTGGAAAAGCAGCCGTGGGTTTTGGCTTTTGCAAAAGTAGCTTTGGAAAAGCAGCTACGAGGAAGTCAAAAACCTGTTTGGTTGATCAGATGTGACTTTTGGAAAAACTTCTCACTTACGACTGGACCCTGCCTATCAGCCTCACTGCattcatcctcctcctcacaCGGTTCGCGTGGGGGCTCGTTGTCGGGGTGCGCCGGCCTAGGCTCGTCGGCCAGCCATGAAGGCAGCGTGGGACGAGGGAACaggcggcgacggggaagaGCAGACGCGCGTGGtttggaggaggccggcgacgggagTCAGGGGATGCGGTAGGGGAGGAGCTTGCCACCTCGCCGcaggtcgccgcctcgccgggaGGAGAAGGGGTGGCGTCGGGCGGGGTCGGCAtaggatgaggaggagaaggtgcggcgtcgggcggggaggagcaggggcggcgccggccatAGATGCGCCTCTCCACCCCCACTGCTGCACGCTAGCGGTGCGGGAAGACGCAAGAGGAGTTTATCGAATCGTTTTTTTATAATGGTAGAGGTGGGAAATTTTTTCTCTCAAAAGCCAGTGAAAACAGGGGTAGAGGCTGCTTTTGGATTTGTACTACACTAAAAGCAGCTTTGGAGAAAAAcacttacttcctccgtcccaaaatgtaagcatttttgaggttggcacgggtattaagaaagtaggtgagaatgattgaagaaagtatgtgattggttgaaaagagaaagtaggtgaaaaagaatgattgtgattggttgagaggagaaggtaagtagaaaaatagtttcattttgggaaaaaatactgtgctagaaataactacattttgggacgaaggtagtatGATTTTTGGGTCATTTGGTTTGTTTTTGACTTTTGCAAAAGTAAAAGTAGGTTGAAAAACCCAACCAAACACGGACTGGGATTTGGTGACATTCTCCCATGACATTCTCGGTgacattgagtcactgacatgtgacctcacatgtcagtgactcaatgtcACCGAGAATATCACGGGGGAATATCACCGAATCCCAATCCACCAAACACACCTGAGTTACGTGAAACggagaaacggagggagtacaatttacaattgaggaaaggagagaaaagaaCGCAATCCTACCGTTGAATGGGCCGCACGGATGTTAGCCTGGCTGATTTTGTTGGCCGTAGTACAGCCCATGTTCTGGAGAAGCTGTAAAATGGGgtttcgccgccgccacggcggccggAAATCGCCCATGAGTAAATCGCCATGAGCTCTCCagaccggcgccggcgagcgccaTCCTCTCCTCCGTCTGATTCGTCCCGACTCGATGGCACCGCTCCAATTTCCTCACCGCCGACGAGGTCAGTGCACCGAGTCTCCTCCCTTGCTCATGACCTCACACGGAAATAACGAAGCAGATGTTCATTCATTCATCTGTCGATTCCTTGCAAATCTGAGCGATTTGtagttgtgatttgtgaatcaGAGTGATTACCTAGCTAATAGCTATTAAAGAGTTATAAACAGTATTTTTAAGAGTAAAATGCAGTACTATATATTGCAGGCACTTTTGATTCAAGAAAGCAGTTAGCTTTATTTACTGCAACCTGTCTGTCACTAAATTCAGCTGTTTGTTCCACAAGCTATCAGATATACACTTCTTTGCAAAGCACAGATCTGGCTTTTCCAGTcgtaaaacatatatataattttctgCAGCTCAATTACAGTGGTTACTTTGACTTCGGTGTGCCGCACTTTGGTGTGCTGGGATAGAAGACAGGATAGTAGGTGTTCAGCTCAAGCTGGTCCAGGATTTGATTGACAAGTGTCAAGTAGGAAGAATGTCCAACGATGAGCTCACTGGCATCAACCTGTGAGTTCAGAAATATTATCGAGTTTTTAGCTGTATAGAGGAAATTTTTTGGCCCAGTTGAATGCCGCAACACACTTACATTTTCAACTCCAGGTACATTAACTGCTTGGATGCCGGCCAAGCCTTGTGAAAGCAGGCTACATGAGAGATCATTTTCATGGAAAAAATGATGACTCCACATCCACAATCTGTGATAGTGATTCTGAAATATGAGTCAGATTTACCTTGCTCGAAAAGTGATACCGAGAATCCAATCATTTGTGGAGTAAACATTCACAAATCGTCCAGCAACCATCTGCGGAAATGCATGGCCATCCATACTAGTGAGAAGATGACATGGAGCAAGGTAAGATTTGCTAAAATTATAGGTGGTTTCTTCGAGCAATTAGCACTCATTTCATTTGTGACTTTACTTTCAGTACAGTAGTGTAAAATTCACATAAGAGTTAGTAATGTGCTCAAGGCTATAGTTTCAAGCAGTTGGAATCTATAGAACTACCATACCTTCCTGGTAGACTCCCACAGCTCCTCCTTATCTGAAACTGGTGCACCTATCATCACAGCTCTTTCAACGAGTCCCTCTATTCACAATGAAAGGTCAGCCAAACAAGCTATAAATAAAGTTTCATATATGCACATAGTTAAGAGGTACCATTATTTCCCAACAAAGCTAGTTCCTCCAAACACTTGAAGACAACACGTGCCCCTAGGGAAAACCCGATGAGAGTGACAGGCCTAGAAATCCCAGTAAAAAATTAGTTCCATTGAGAAATGAAGTCTACTGGATTGTACATTCTAGGCAGAGAATTACCTGCTTCCTTGCAATCCTCTGAGCAGCACTTCAGCAAGCATTTTCCCAGTCTTATCTGCCCTGGAAACATCTACTCAATTAATTTCTTGTGCGCTCATGTAATTTTGGAAAggataaaaaaagattaatgcATACATTACAGCTTTAAGTTTGTTGCATTTTTTCGTTTTTATCATTGCTCATTAGTTTCTTTTTCGCGAACGCATTGCTCATTAGTTTCAAGATAATTGTATTCTCTGTTCTGTTTTCAGCTTTTGTACAactaatgaaaaaaaagagaccaGTTTTGTACAGAAAAGGGAAAAATGCATCAGCATTAGTTTATGTAATGAGAGTTCATTATGTCACCTGTCAATAGCAATGGACCATTTACTATCGATAAAATCTGCAGCAGATACCAAGTAAGCCGGCCATGCAAACGCAGAAACAATACCACTTAACACAGTTTGCATTGCACCTTCCCTCATCAACTCAATTGCAAATCCTACATCATTAACCAACAACCGGACAATTTTATGTTGAGTAATCAGTAAAGtatgaaagaaagaaataaacGCAAACACTGTACACGTCGAACGCCAAAATTACTTGATGCCAGCCAATCGCGTATTGCTGTACTGACGCCAATTATATGCTTAGACTCCCATTGCAGAATGTACCTGCCAATTACAAGTTTCTTGTACTTAAGCAAGGCAAACATGTTCTAGAAAATGCAACGATATTGATAGGGACAACAGCTGCATGAATCTTACCTGTATTCATCTCATGTGAATATTTTGGTTTCTAAACAGAATGCAATAGGACTATCATGGCTATGTTAATACCAAAGTACTTGCAAACTACAaagagaactttttttttgaaaaagtatTTCGTGTGAATGTCTTTTGGGGGGTTGTACCTCTCTAAGTTTGTCTTCCATCCTTCCCATGGCTTCATATAATCTTCCTCGGTAAAGGCAAATCCAGTGACCAAGATGGCAACTGCTAGCCGCTGAAATGTCAATCCTATTAAGTGTCATCCACTCGAAAAAGTTTTATCGAAGACTAGGGATAACATCTTTGCTTTATGCTCTCTGAACCTTTCCAACATCGAATCAAAATAACACAAGAGAACAAAAACTCACACCCTGGTTATGGTTCTCGCCGATAGTGTTGAACTCAAATTCTCTCACACAACCAATTCTTTTGGCCATTTTGGTCCCAGTCAACCCAGCTCCAGCAGCTGATTTTCAAGTTAAGATGCTGGTTAGTTACAGATCCTGATAAAAGATTCCTGCTGGGTTCAGAAATAAACACCTCCAAATAAGGAATAGTATCACCAAATTAATATTCAAAAACCATCTACGCTCACCTCCGAATGATGCAGCAACCGCTACAGAGCCTGCAGTATGTCCAGCAGCAGTAGCTATAGCAGCAAACCCACTAGCTCCTATTAAAGGGATAAGTGTGTGCAATGTTGGAACCAGAGCAGTGAATCCTGCAGCAATTGCTGGAGCAGCTAAACCTGAAAGTTCAGACGAAATTATTCAGTTACAGAACTTATCTTGATCTGACATTTCATAAGTTCATCCAAATTTCTTTCAGGTCATATACCCCCGGAGATGGCCATCAGCGTTCCTCCCGTCAAGGCGGCTGCGCCGATGATTCCTCCACGCTTCCAGTTCTCCCATCTGCTTCTTGGTGACTCGCTTCCTTCTGACTGTTCTTCCTCTCTCGCTGCAGCCATAGCAGAGCAAGCAACCATTATCTCGATAGCTTCCTACAATGCCAAAACGTTCGATTACAAAAACATATAGTTTGTGTCCATGACAAAACTGGTAGAGAGATCACTGTTCTTAGCGTGTGCATTTACATGTACAACTAGGCTTTCTTTCTATCCTAATTTCACATGGACGAGAATGCTGTGCtgttatccaaaaaaaaaagagaatgctGTGCTAAATGTACCCTGTCATGTGTTCTAGACTTCTAGCATTTTCATGAAAAAACTAATCTAGTGATCACAGATAATGAGACTACTGGACACTATGGTCATAAAACATTTGATGCTTAGGACAagttagtcaaacttcttttgAAACTTTGACCATGAATAATTCCTCGAAATTCCTAGTTAAAAAATGGTGTAAGCAAATTTCCCTTGAATAGTAATATCGTAACATTGAAACTTATTGTATTTTATAAACTCattctaacaaaaaaattatatggtcATAGTTTTACAAGTTTAGAATCTTGTCCTAAACATCAAatcaaatactccatccgtcctaaaatataaataattttggctggttgtgacacattctagtagtacgaatctggacatagatGTGTCCTATCCTACTCCaataccttatattttgggacggatggactACCTATGATCAGAGGGAGTGTTAGTGATCTTATCTTGTAAGAAAAGCAATGGAATCTCTGGACAAATCTTACCATCTTGATCCACTTGACGTCGAGCCATGTCGCGAGCAGCCGGAGCGCGACGCGGTGGCGGGCGTCGTAGCCCCTCCTGATGCGAGGCGAGCCCATGCCTTCCTCCGCCATGTTCACGTCGGCGACGCACGCCGAGAGGAGCATGTACAGCACCGCCATCTTCCGGTAATCCTTGGTGCGGCTGCCGCcggccgacgacgccgacgccagcCACGGCCACCCTTCGTCGCCGTCCCCCCCGGAGCCGGTGGCCTTGATCAGCTCGTCGGCCGCGACTACGTCGTTCTCCAGCCCCATCGCCATCGCCTCGACGGCCTTGGCGAGCGCGAGCTCCTGCTccgacctctccgccgccgccgcctcgccgtcgtcctcgtcctcgaaCACCTTCCGGAGAAactgagaaggaaaaaaaaagtatgtcaCGATTGAATCGCCATGGAAATGGTTTTACATTGGAGATTGCATTGGGGCGCGTACGGCTCCGATGTGGTGCTTGGGCTCGGAGGTGGCGGCCGTCGTCTCCACGCCCGGCCATGCCTTGTGGTCGATCTCGAGAAACCTGAGAGAAATTCATCAATCAATggcgatccatcgatcgatttGATGGGGTTTGGAGATGGATACCTGAGGAcggggcggaggaggccgtGGGAGTCGTGGGTCCAGAGGTGGCGGGCGTCGACGGGGTCGGCGAGAGAGGGgactgcggcagcggcggccggggcgTCGTCGAGGCCGTGGGATCCGAGCAGGACGGACTGGTGGATCTGCGCCTGGCGGAGCGCGAGCGCCAGGAGCGCCCCCGCCGCGTACCGCTGCGTCTGGCTCAGCGTCGACGACGTCGCCATTGCCGCGATCGGATGGCTTGGCTGAGGCTCGCCGGtgggcgtgggcgcgggcgCGAAGCCGATCGAGGAATCGGTGCCACTGGCTtagccgcggcgcgcgcgcggaggcgaggcgagggcgaggcgcgTGCGCCGTGCGGGGCGTGTGGCGCGTGTGGCGCGGTGGGAATGGCTGCCTGGCTCGATCGGCGCCACCccgtcgcgcgcgcggcgcggcatgTCGCTCGCGCATGGCGGGGCGCCTCGCGAGGTGCAAGTGGTgttcgcgtcctcgcgagcggATGGCCCAGAGACATTTGGATGGGCCTCAATCACGGCCCGTTTACGTGTAGCCATACACTTGGATGGGCCGAGATTGAGGCCTAGCTAACGAGGCCGTAATGTGAGATATTTGGAATAAGTTTACCTACCGTCTCTCAATTTTACATGAGTATGTAGGCCATCCCTATCCCAATATCAAAAATGTCTACCCTCAAATGGTCAAAGCCATGCAAATAGGTCTcatggcagtatatatgggtggctAGTGGTTACAGCGAATGAGCATGTGTATATCCAAGGTAAAGGGCAAGAGACTCTGTCAATTCATCCAATGAGTAAGCAGGACAGTTAAGTTAGAAATCCTTTAAGTCCCTCTTGAATTTAAGTAAACTCCGAAGGACTCCCAGACTAGCTCCGCAGTACGAGCCCCATACGGAGCCGCGCCCTTGTGATATGATAAGAAGAAAAGGGGCCAGGCcgccctcttttcttttccgcACCAAGCCTTCTCTTCTTGTAAAATCGGGTGTATAGCTCAGTTGGTAGAGCATTGGGCTTTTAACCTAATGGTCGCAGGTTCAAGTCCTGACGTGACATCCTAGTTAGCAAGGagggaataaaaaaaatttgtggaAGCCCACATGACATACTTACTCCTCCCTCTACTCTATCCAACGTTTGCCTAGACCATGGTCTGGACCGTC
Above is a window of Oryza sativa Japonica Group chromosome 10, ASM3414082v1 DNA encoding:
- the LOC4349095 gene encoding uncharacterized protein isoform X2, producing the protein MDGGTGPGAELLSPGEAEWPPELRLPPPPPPHPPPPPPLEPAPPSTPQLRGEASPPPPPPPPVGPPGAAVVAAAARKEASASAEGFDDSHFLGSIMGAPAHQHQHQHQQPPAVGPPVVVKRKRGRPPKNRDGAAPPPPPKPVKKREDDEDVVCFICFDGGNLVVCDKKGCTKVYHPACIKRDESFFRSRAKWTCGWHLCSTCEKAVQYMCYTCTYSLCKGCIKQKPVKFFGVRGNKGFCDTCYSTILLIESKDDRAKAKVDFDDKNNWEYLFKLYWLDLKGKHSLTLEELVNAKSCWTVRSTSARREKEDSSNDLYDANFDLDASSDGASRKRRRNSFSGKRGRKRQNNGAESLPKRVQNEGMTFIGDTQWASSELLEFIGHMRNGDISYISQFDVQILLLEYVKQKNLRDPRRKSQIICDARLANLFRKPHVGHFEMLKLLEMHFHAKETVNGDGQKGIDSDSAQIDSGGYSDMPSKLCSDKRRKIHKKIERESPANLEDYAAIDMHNINLIYLRRSLLEDLIDDNGTFSDKITGAFVRIRTPCVGQKQDIYRLVKVLGTHKVAERYSVGKKTTDHALEILNLDKKEVITMDTISNQDFTEEECKRLRQSMKCGLITRLKVGDIHEKAKIFQLLRVNDWLENEKQRLSHLRDRASETGRRKQLRECVEKLQLLGTPEERARIINEDPEVHVDPCMSPDYESAEELDVKKAVDSTSRNGSDLLFLGRKGIETNSLQNHRQNCSATSHHTTTSPPTEGMTHGQGEEASFASSEIVSGDMEPEKVWHYKDPSGSVQGPFTLLQLSKWAAYFPRDLRIWLTFESEQNSLLLTEVLSKQQKDFIQPSPKVDNNRSTWEGVGQDRVDSSLTGNNSSSPIGYNVIYSSRLPSPSADYCASAREGPNLPSGTLPFMTSQKTQKDPQMLHGQAQHQGDYSCTIPSSVVSYRPAGSHDEWPPRGNIGEWNNSQDSGGMWSPTTPHMSRSNLEHQPDRCITKKQLQNDSKRNTLAGSAENLNSQMDFGSQKVHIPTPQQPERDLATSVGTSRQFEFKTCHQEGSHWSSTADSITHDGLQLSLASAKPESCSAVNPIRDGDSSSASRVPNQSGAHVYSPPHPATTNLSKSEETMNQCKSCEPEASNKSRKPDASHAPVNQHPKPESDPLLPDTQDFERTHPSPSTEHDTKEPLKDQSRSTSVAPEGSGTMAHGQSSIAFISEASGPLSSKIVGLQPPKDTSFLVEKDIKDGGSITQTEQQKEESTAFKKENVAVDPISDSEAIVSGVLESLTETYNLHEETALENFTPTSAEEEQPQCSTPIALSPWDETSDYQGEAVDSALWGVQDDQNNEMWSLSSPTPTLQPSGIGADTKGASCAIEEVIVAQGNSGVVEPSPALEKKRIEKVPSASIDRGVPEQVKPKSDAALSPEESRKPSGLQLSSTYLQGSTKSSGLPPSGTSLDGGIEPSGLLPSGTSLEWGTKISGVQSSASSLEGSKKAFVRQPSGSSLEGNTKASGRQPSGSSIEGSKKPSDRQPSGASQEGNTKPSGWQQSVSSLEGGTKPSGWKPSISIDTNTKASGWLRSSSSPDVGRKASAWQSSGSSPVAGSSKASGWQPSPRESSKSKPNSTWGAGQSRNSSSHQSTTPTAKYSSETPRRQGNNNTNSAGWGDSLGNKSWHSPSGNASSRGSHSSHHHDRHNQSSEPWRGGSNHSRRSDHRQEHGNGGSSRSSSSRGQSQRGICRYYENGYCRKGTSCQFLHR